In one Candidatus Planktophila sp. genomic region, the following are encoded:
- a CDS encoding TIGR04053 family radical SAM/SPASM domain-containing protein, with protein MAHDHSNVATSSKPRLDYGQRPMLVFWETTRACQLACKHCRASATAEALPGELTSTEGLELINQVAAFGRPFPILVLTGGDCLLRPDIFTLVEHAVKLGVPVALSPSVTPSLTLEMIERIRTSGVKAVSISLDGAIAQTHETVRGIPGHFEKTVEAIRALTAAGMTVQVNTTVMRSNVDELVEIAKIVADAGAQIWEVFFLVQMGRGISTEAITPQEHEDICHFLYDASQYGFIIRTVEAPFFRRIVTRRLAGDEAPVSALYERLSQRLISLLGPATMRMRAHTTATRDGKGIVFVAYEGEIYPAGFLPQPLGNVREHPIAEIYRDNFLLREIRSSNFSGRCGYCEYADLCGGSRARAYAATGNALGEDPACIYIPEGSPMALLSD; from the coding sequence ATGGCGCATGATCACAGCAATGTCGCAACGAGTTCAAAACCCCGTTTAGATTACGGACAACGTCCCATGTTAGTTTTCTGGGAAACAACTCGTGCCTGCCAGTTAGCGTGTAAACATTGCCGGGCTAGCGCTACTGCAGAAGCTCTTCCGGGCGAACTCACCAGCACTGAGGGATTGGAACTTATAAATCAAGTTGCCGCCTTTGGAAGACCCTTTCCAATACTTGTTCTTACCGGTGGCGATTGTCTGTTGCGCCCGGATATATTCACTCTTGTTGAGCACGCAGTTAAATTAGGAGTACCGGTTGCTCTCTCTCCATCCGTAACTCCATCGCTTACCCTTGAAATGATTGAGCGAATTCGTACCAGTGGAGTGAAAGCAGTCTCAATCTCTTTGGATGGTGCAATAGCCCAGACACATGAAACAGTGCGAGGCATTCCTGGACATTTTGAAAAAACAGTTGAAGCGATTCGTGCGCTGACTGCAGCTGGAATGACAGTTCAGGTCAACACCACGGTAATGCGATCCAATGTCGATGAACTCGTCGAAATTGCCAAGATCGTCGCAGATGCCGGCGCACAGATTTGGGAGGTTTTCTTTCTTGTTCAAATGGGTCGCGGAATATCGACTGAAGCCATTACCCCGCAAGAGCACGAAGACATCTGTCACTTCCTCTACGACGCATCGCAGTACGGTTTCATTATTCGCACAGTCGAAGCTCCATTTTTCCGACGTATTGTCACTCGTCGACTTGCTGGGGATGAAGCACCAGTAAGTGCACTTTATGAAAGATTATCGCAACGATTGATTTCACTACTGGGTCCAGCAACAATGCGAATGCGCGCGCACACAACGGCTACCCGTGATGGTAAAGGAATTGTCTTTGTAGCTTATGAAGGTGAGATTTATCCGGCCGGATTTTTACCACAGCCACTAGGAAATGTTCGCGAGCATCCAATCGCCGAAATCTATCGAGATAACTTTTTGCTTCGCGAGATCAGATCTTCCAACTTCTCTGGTCGATGTGGCTACTGCGAATACGCCGATTTATGCGGGGGCTCGCGTGCGCGCGCATATGCCGCCACAGGTAATGCACTGGGTGAGGATCCCGCTTGCATCTACATTCCTGAGGGATCACCAATGGCACTACTGTCCGACTAA
- the hemB gene encoding porphobilinogen synthase, producing MELIERPRRLRSSAILRAMVRETSIAPASLILPVFIREGLMTPKPVAGMPGVFQHTKDSYKAEIDRALDAGIGGVMVFGIPEKRDPLGSEALNPEGVLSTAIRDARARAGDELVIVADLCLDEFTSHGHCGVLDQDGNVENDATLKIYGEMAKVLAQSGAHMVGTSGMMDGQVGVVRQSLDSIGRSDVLILAYAAKFASAFYGPFRDAVESQLQGNRNTYQQDPGNIKESMREVRLDVSQGADIVMVKPALAYLDVLYAVSQAVDVPTASYIVSGEMAMIEAAAAQGSLERERAILEVLGSVKRAGASVICTYWAIEAAAMLKRNLV from the coding sequence ATGGAACTGATTGAACGCCCCCGCCGACTTCGAAGCAGCGCGATACTTCGTGCAATGGTGCGCGAGACGAGTATTGCGCCTGCCTCGCTAATTCTTCCGGTCTTTATTCGAGAAGGTTTAATGACACCAAAGCCAGTTGCTGGAATGCCCGGTGTATTTCAACATACGAAAGATTCATACAAAGCTGAAATCGATCGTGCGCTAGATGCAGGTATCGGTGGCGTTATGGTCTTCGGCATTCCCGAAAAGCGCGACCCGTTGGGAAGTGAGGCGTTGAATCCAGAAGGCGTACTTTCAACTGCGATTCGCGATGCGCGTGCACGTGCCGGAGATGAGTTGGTGATTGTGGCAGATTTGTGTCTGGATGAGTTCACAAGCCACGGACATTGTGGCGTACTTGATCAAGATGGAAATGTAGAAAATGATGCAACTCTAAAAATTTATGGCGAGATGGCTAAAGTGCTTGCGCAATCAGGTGCTCACATGGTTGGAACAAGCGGCATGATGGATGGACAAGTTGGAGTAGTTCGCCAATCACTAGATTCGATAGGGCGTAGCGATGTTCTGATTCTTGCCTATGCGGCAAAATTCGCATCGGCTTTCTATGGACCATTTCGCGATGCAGTCGAATCCCAACTGCAAGGGAATCGAAATACTTATCAACAAGATCCAGGAAATATTAAAGAGTCCATGCGCGAAGTTCGACTCGATGTATCGCAAGGTGCCGACATCGTGATGGTTAAGCCGGCACTTGCCTATCTCGATGTTTTATACGCAGTTTCGCAGGCCGTTGATGTTCCGACCGCTAGTTATATAGTTTCAGGAGAGATGGCAATGATTGAAGCCGCTGCGGCGCAGGGTTCGCTGGAGCGCGAACGGGCGATACTTGAGGTTCTTGGATCTGTTAAACGAGCTGGCGCTTCGGTGATCTGCACGTATTGGGCGATTGAGGCCGCTGCGATGTTAAAGCGGAATCTTGTATGA
- the hemE gene encoding uroporphyrinogen decarboxylase produces MSLPLTHPLISGLTADSHVIKAYQGIRTSYKPVWMMRQAGRSLPEYRSLREGIPMLESCLRPEIAAEITLQPVRRHKVDAAIFFSDIVIPLRLAGVDVDIVSGVGPVLGQPVRTRQDLNNLRQLDIDALVPITEAIQIVIAELGTTPLIGFGGAPFTLASYLIEGAPSKDLPITRALMKNDPQLWHDILSWVSRTTSTFIRAQVMAGASALQLFDSWAGKLSLDEYVVFAAPHSKSVMASLSDLPVARVHFGTKTGSMLTQMRDVGASVMGIDSETPLDVANEILGGAVPLQGNINPEKLSGSWDELKLHVTDVMERGSLAPAHVINLGHGVPPDTDPEILTRMVAFIHGDGA; encoded by the coding sequence GTGTCCTTACCATTGACCCATCCACTCATCTCTGGTCTGACCGCTGATTCCCATGTTATTAAGGCTTACCAGGGTATCCGCACGTCGTACAAACCAGTCTGGATGATGCGTCAAGCGGGTCGATCTCTTCCTGAATATCGATCCCTGCGGGAAGGGATTCCCATGCTGGAATCCTGCCTGCGCCCAGAAATTGCCGCTGAAATTACACTCCAACCAGTGCGCCGACATAAAGTAGATGCTGCAATATTCTTTAGTGACATTGTGATTCCACTGCGTTTGGCTGGCGTAGATGTCGACATAGTTTCAGGAGTTGGACCCGTACTCGGGCAGCCTGTTCGGACAAGACAAGATCTAAACAATCTTCGTCAACTCGATATAGATGCACTGGTTCCAATTACCGAAGCGATCCAGATAGTTATTGCAGAACTTGGTACAACACCTTTGATCGGTTTTGGTGGAGCTCCTTTTACGCTAGCGTCATATTTAATTGAAGGAGCTCCCTCCAAAGATCTACCAATAACTCGCGCGCTAATGAAGAATGACCCGCAACTCTGGCACGACATACTTTCTTGGGTATCTCGGACAACAAGTACTTTCATCCGCGCCCAAGTAATGGCAGGAGCAAGTGCGCTTCAACTCTTTGACTCATGGGCTGGGAAACTCTCTCTAGATGAATACGTAGTTTTTGCTGCGCCTCACTCGAAATCCGTGATGGCTTCACTTTCAGATCTGCCGGTAGCTCGGGTTCACTTTGGAACTAAGACTGGTTCAATGCTGACGCAGATGCGCGATGTCGGTGCAAGCGTTATGGGAATTGATTCAGAGACACCATTGGATGTAGCAAATGAAATTTTGGGTGGGGCTGTACCCCTGCAAGGAAATATTAATCCGGAAAAACTGAGTGGCTCATGGGATGAATTAAAACTTCATGTCACTGATGTCATGGAACGTGGCTCACTTGCACCGGCCCATGTAATAAATCTCGGACATGGAGTACCGCCAGATACCGATCCAGAAATTCTTACTCGAATGGTCGCCTTCATTCACGGAGATGGGGCTTAA
- a CDS encoding VOC family protein, with product MEPRISIITLGVADLERSYRFYKDGLKLPTNRSPESGIVFFQTLGVTLALYPYQDLAGDIGSDWNEQRSKFSGITLAHNVRERGEVDEVLATAEAAGANIVKPAADTFWGGYSGYFTDPDGYLWEVAWGAFDFNEDGSLHVT from the coding sequence ATGGAACCCCGCATATCGATTATCACTTTAGGTGTAGCCGATCTTGAGCGCTCGTACCGCTTCTACAAGGACGGACTTAAATTGCCGACCAACCGATCACCTGAAAGCGGCATAGTCTTCTTCCAAACACTCGGTGTCACACTCGCGCTCTACCCCTACCAAGATCTCGCTGGCGACATTGGCTCCGACTGGAATGAGCAACGCTCGAAGTTTTCCGGGATCACGTTGGCACATAACGTGAGGGAACGGGGCGAAGTGGATGAGGTGTTGGCAACTGCGGAAGCGGCTGGTGCCAACATTGTGAAGCCCGCTGCCGATACTTTTTGGGGCGGTTACTCCGGGTACTTCACTGATCCAGATGGATACTTATGGGAAGTCGCATGGGGAGCATTTGATTTCAACGAGGATGGATCATTGCATGTCACCTGA
- a CDS encoding glutamyl-tRNA reductase: protein MPLKWGYYSRVALVLIGASHHNLSLAKLEILEQRASDVRKHLFNSSSSEHGINGGVLISTCNRFEVYFDTEKFHGAVDHVIEVIKEISGLNEVELNQVLQVSSGMEVVQHLFAVSAGLESMIIGEAEISGQVRNSFKLAQKEKSTTPLLEQLFQRALANSKVVKHSTGLGAAGRSIIDVGLTIIQDRYGEIAGKPVVVLGTGAYARVVVAALQRRGCSDISVCSSSGRAHQFSQSHNTKEIASDGLAKAIAQAVLVVACSDNLNPVIDDALIKAARNGAQILPIIDVGLTSNLMPEVKGMDEVDVIDLEVIRENAPQEYGTEIFQAHEIVQKAVREFDSEQLGRSMDPAVAAMRSHVGIFIDLEVQGVREKSGDEIAAQVEHSLRRVTNALLHTPSVRARTLIRSGDQNDYRQALQVLFGIDLEITKDV from the coding sequence ATGCCATTGAAATGGGGTTACTATTCGCGAGTGGCGTTGGTATTAATTGGTGCGAGTCATCACAATCTCTCACTTGCTAAACTCGAAATACTTGAGCAAAGAGCAAGTGATGTACGTAAACACCTATTCAACTCTTCAAGCAGCGAGCACGGAATAAATGGCGGAGTTCTCATCTCCACGTGTAATCGCTTTGAGGTTTATTTTGATACCGAAAAGTTCCATGGTGCTGTCGATCACGTTATAGAAGTGATCAAAGAAATCTCCGGTTTAAATGAAGTTGAGCTTAACCAGGTGCTGCAAGTATCTAGTGGCATGGAAGTAGTCCAGCATCTTTTTGCGGTCTCCGCAGGTCTAGAGTCCATGATTATTGGTGAGGCAGAAATCTCCGGCCAAGTCCGCAACTCTTTTAAATTAGCTCAAAAAGAGAAGAGCACCACGCCGCTGTTGGAACAGCTCTTTCAACGCGCCCTTGCAAATTCGAAGGTCGTGAAACATTCAACTGGTCTGGGTGCAGCAGGTCGATCGATCATAGATGTTGGACTTACCATAATTCAAGATAGGTACGGCGAGATAGCGGGCAAACCGGTAGTTGTGCTAGGAACAGGTGCTTATGCACGAGTCGTAGTTGCCGCTCTACAACGCAGAGGCTGCTCCGATATATCTGTTTGTTCCTCCAGTGGACGGGCTCATCAATTTTCTCAATCTCACAATACTAAGGAGATAGCCAGCGATGGACTTGCCAAAGCAATCGCCCAGGCGGTCTTGGTTGTTGCCTGCAGTGACAATTTAAATCCGGTAATCGACGATGCACTGATAAAAGCAGCTCGCAACGGAGCGCAGATACTTCCGATTATCGATGTTGGGCTTACCTCAAATCTTATGCCTGAAGTAAAAGGTATGGACGAAGTCGACGTCATTGATCTCGAAGTCATCCGCGAAAACGCTCCTCAGGAGTATGGCACGGAAATTTTCCAAGCCCACGAGATAGTGCAAAAAGCGGTACGTGAATTTGATAGCGAGCAGTTAGGTCGATCGATGGATCCGGCCGTAGCTGCTATGAGATCTCACGTAGGTATTTTTATAGATTTGGAAGTGCAAGGTGTACGAGAAAAATCTGGTGATGAAATCGCAGCCCAAGTTGAACACTCATTGCGGCGGGTAACTAATGCTTTGCTCCACACTCCCTCTGTGAGAGCACGTACTCTTATTCGCTCAGGAGATCAGAACGATTATCGACAAGCGCTGCAGGTTCTTTTTGGAATTGATCTTGAAATAACGAAAGATGTCTAA
- a CDS encoding uroporphyrinogen-III synthase, producing MVKPVLLIRSENNGVDSSALEKLGIPSHVDPYLEITTASDHSAGLKLMELLRTSQQRLWVIATSRNSIRYWADLVGEAQFCAELKSHEHLKFAAIGEATAQVLRDYGASEIFLPSDSRAEILGQELAKHDRQSHALIPGGNLALPNLAAILRSSGWSVHTAEVYRTSRVSKEPPSANLLRDGAFSAVLLRSPSAVDALTHFVPHPPAPLVCAGATTAAAVQAHGLQVDAISAQPTPEAVADTIHSLIFH from the coding sequence GTGGTTAAGCCAGTGCTATTGATTCGAAGTGAGAATAACGGAGTTGATTCGAGCGCTCTGGAAAAACTTGGAATCCCTTCCCACGTCGATCCCTATCTGGAGATCACTACCGCTAGCGATCACAGTGCAGGATTGAAACTGATGGAGCTTTTGCGTACTTCGCAGCAACGGCTCTGGGTCATCGCCACGTCGAGAAATTCGATTCGATACTGGGCAGATTTAGTTGGGGAAGCGCAGTTTTGTGCGGAGTTGAAAAGCCATGAACATCTGAAGTTTGCAGCTATAGGTGAGGCCACTGCGCAAGTTCTACGAGATTATGGGGCATCGGAAATTTTCCTGCCCTCCGATTCCAGGGCTGAGATTTTGGGGCAAGAACTGGCTAAACACGATCGGCAATCGCATGCCTTAATACCAGGCGGAAATCTCGCGCTGCCAAATTTGGCCGCAATTTTGCGGAGCTCTGGATGGAGTGTGCACACTGCCGAGGTTTATAGAACTTCACGCGTAAGCAAGGAGCCGCCATCGGCCAACCTTTTGAGAGATGGTGCATTCAGTGCCGTACTCCTACGATCGCCGAGTGCGGTGGATGCCTTAACCCATTTTGTCCCACACCCACCCGCACCATTAGTGTGTGCTGGCGCCACCACGGCCGCTGCAGTGCAAGCTCACGGTTTGCAGGTCGATGCCATTTCGGCGCAGCCCACCCCGGAGGCGGTAGCCGACACTATTCATTCTTTAATTTTTCATTAG
- the hemC gene encoding hydroxymethylbilane synthase: protein MSKRNLVLGTRGSLLATTQARLVANLLNSSTGLEIHESIIRTEGDDVSTSLTQLARPGVFVTALRAALKAGEVDLIVHSYKDLPSLPEPGIVIAAVPKREDYRDALISRDNLTLLELPAGAKIGTSSPRRAARISHFRPDLELHPIRGNVDSRLAKVARGEFDAAVLAVAGLNRLGYAEKISEYFTPDQLLPAPAQGALAVECRSDDAELIQMLALLEDQHSRVTTTAERAVLVGISATCATAIGALATYSGGILHLVAELSAADADEHERSFASQSEVGLLDLSSAQTLGLSVAEQIMKTKLGLRFGSTRG, encoded by the coding sequence ATGTCTAAGAGAAACCTTGTTTTAGGAACACGGGGAAGTCTTCTTGCAACAACTCAAGCTCGACTCGTAGCAAATCTACTGAACTCCAGTACTGGTTTAGAGATACATGAATCAATTATTCGTACCGAGGGAGATGACGTTTCTACATCGCTCACGCAGTTAGCGCGACCTGGTGTCTTCGTGACGGCATTGAGGGCGGCGCTTAAAGCCGGTGAAGTTGATTTGATTGTTCACTCTTACAAGGATCTGCCCTCTTTACCTGAACCCGGTATTGTTATCGCCGCGGTTCCAAAGCGGGAGGACTATCGAGATGCGCTTATCTCCAGAGATAATCTGACTCTCTTAGAACTACCCGCGGGCGCTAAAATTGGAACCTCTTCTCCCCGGCGGGCGGCCCGAATTTCTCACTTTCGCCCCGATCTTGAACTCCATCCAATACGCGGAAATGTGGATTCTCGCTTGGCAAAGGTAGCGCGGGGTGAGTTTGATGCAGCAGTCCTGGCAGTGGCTGGTCTAAACCGCCTTGGATATGCGGAAAAAATTTCCGAGTACTTTACTCCAGATCAACTACTGCCTGCACCGGCGCAAGGTGCACTCGCAGTTGAGTGTCGCAGCGATGATGCGGAGTTGATTCAGATGCTTGCGTTGCTTGAGGATCAGCACTCCAGAGTTACAACAACGGCCGAGCGAGCAGTTCTCGTTGGAATTTCAGCGACATGTGCTACGGCTATCGGCGCGCTCGCAACGTATAGTGGCGGAATCTTGCACCTCGTCGCCGAACTTTCGGCAGCAGATGCGGATGAGCATGAAAGAAGTTTTGCGAGCCAGAGTGAGGTGGGTCTACTGGATCTATCATCTGCACAAACTCTCGGATTGTCTGTGGCAGAGCAGATTATGAAAACAAAACTTGGTTTACGCTTTGGTTCAACTCGTGGTTAA
- a CDS encoding DUF885 domain-containing protein has translation MDSNFRSPIFELGDTYTTEGEKLSPIALTFLGKNDLDDQLDDFSLQGYVKRLEHIRSGLERLSKLEPIDEIDRIARDVMQERLSTQLLLAEAYDPQNSWAVISSPGTLIRQVFEVMKYDTPAQIANITARMNAVDGALKSWISCINDLAKMGKVNTVRQTQTVAKQLATFSEGAFTGLAKRFDSAGKYPELHAAGIAADKAAGETGQWLINNYLPMATQTDGVGEERYVRWVRFYTGATLDLRATYEWGLADLAQINERMWKVAERIKPGALTLREVADHLDADPKYAVHGADEMLRRLRTFTDDAVAAMDGIHFDIDERIRFCDVKLAPLGSAAAPYYQRPSEDFSRPGTTWFPTLGKSEFTWWQMPTIWYHEAVPGHHLQIASTVVERERISRFQRLEGWVSGLSEGWALYAERFVDELGVYTDPGEEMGMLSMQAMRAARVVVDIGMHLGYKDPEGNIWSAESAVQLMINNALLDEGFARSEIDRYLGRPAQAISYKVGEKFWLDARAEAKQRLGDKFSLKKFHAYAFRQGPMGLDPFKAEIAKWDGN, from the coding sequence ATGGACTCAAACTTTCGTTCTCCCATTTTTGAACTTGGCGATACGTATACAACCGAAGGTGAGAAGTTGAGCCCTATTGCTCTGACTTTTCTTGGTAAGAACGATTTGGATGATCAGCTCGACGACTTCTCACTTCAGGGATATGTTAAGAGATTGGAGCACATTCGCTCTGGCTTAGAACGGTTAAGCAAACTAGAACCGATTGATGAGATTGATCGAATTGCGCGTGATGTAATGCAAGAGCGACTGTCAACTCAACTACTTCTGGCAGAGGCCTATGATCCACAAAATAGCTGGGCGGTGATCTCCTCTCCTGGCACGTTAATTCGCCAAGTCTTTGAAGTGATGAAATACGATACGCCTGCGCAGATTGCCAATATCACCGCGCGCATGAATGCAGTTGATGGTGCTCTCAAGTCCTGGATTTCATGCATCAACGATCTAGCAAAGATGGGAAAGGTCAATACCGTTCGCCAAACTCAAACTGTGGCAAAGCAATTGGCGACCTTTTCTGAAGGTGCATTTACCGGACTTGCCAAGCGATTCGATTCTGCGGGAAAGTATCCCGAACTACATGCTGCGGGCATCGCTGCCGATAAGGCGGCGGGTGAAACGGGGCAATGGCTAATAAATAATTACTTACCGATGGCCACGCAAACCGACGGGGTAGGTGAGGAGCGATACGTACGCTGGGTGCGTTTCTACACTGGTGCAACACTTGACCTACGTGCCACCTATGAGTGGGGCTTGGCAGATTTGGCGCAGATCAATGAACGCATGTGGAAAGTTGCTGAAAGAATCAAACCGGGTGCGCTGACTCTGCGGGAGGTTGCTGATCATCTTGATGCAGACCCCAAGTACGCAGTGCATGGGGCTGATGAAATGCTGCGCCGACTGCGCACATTCACCGATGATGCAGTTGCGGCGATGGATGGCATTCACTTCGACATCGATGAGCGGATTCGATTTTGTGATGTGAAGTTGGCTCCGTTGGGAAGCGCTGCCGCGCCGTATTACCAACGCCCTTCTGAGGATTTTTCCCGACCAGGAACTACCTGGTTTCCAACATTGGGCAAGAGTGAATTTACCTGGTGGCAAATGCCAACGATTTGGTACCACGAAGCAGTACCCGGCCATCACCTGCAAATTGCCAGCACGGTCGTGGAGCGCGAACGTATTAGCCGCTTCCAGCGTCTTGAGGGTTGGGTAAGTGGGCTTTCGGAAGGTTGGGCGCTATACGCAGAGCGATTTGTGGATGAGCTAGGTGTTTACACGGATCCAGGGGAAGAAATGGGCATGCTCTCGATGCAGGCAATGCGGGCCGCTCGCGTTGTGGTCGATATCGGAATGCACCTGGGGTACAAAGATCCAGAGGGAAATATTTGGAGCGCCGAATCTGCGGTTCAATTGATGATCAATAACGCGTTGCTCGATGAGGGTTTTGCTCGAAGTGAAATCGATCGCTACTTGGGACGCCCTGCTCAGGCAATTTCTTATAAGGTGGGTGAAAAGTTCTGGCTCGATGCCCGCGCAGAAGCCAAGCAACGTCTTGGCGACAAGTTCTCATTAAAGAAGTTCCATGCCTATGCCTTTAGGCAGGGTCCAATGGGCCTTGATCCATTCAAGGCTGAAATCGCTAAGTGGGACGGCAACTAA
- the hemL gene encoding glutamate-1-semialdehyde 2,1-aminomutase translates to MTSGQSIARSENWHARALKIIPGGVSSPVRAFSSVGGTPRYFVEGRGSRVIDVDGNEYVDLVGSWGPMIVGHAHPEVVRRVTESAAKSSSFGAPGPNEVLLAEEMQRRVTAIEKVRFVSSGTEAVMTAVRLARAATNRNIIVKFVGCYHGHADALLVQAGSGVLTLGLPNSPGVTPGAAQDTVVVAYNDGEAITSLFAQRGSEIAAVITEAIPANMGVVPPLPGFNALLSNLCKKYGALFILDEVMTGFRVSSGGLWSLVQSEETWTPDLFTYGKVIGGGYPVAAVAGAAKVMELLAPLGAVYQAGTLSGNPVATAAGLATLELCDDELYMMLNRRADEVGEVVSEALTEQGVAHRLQRGGNLFSVFFSPNEVRSFEDTQHQDVKQFAAFFHSMLSQGVSLPPSAYEAWFVSGAHSDEDIELIAAASKVAAVEAARSKST, encoded by the coding sequence ATGACATCGGGACAATCAATTGCACGCTCTGAGAATTGGCATGCGCGAGCATTAAAAATAATTCCGGGCGGTGTTAGTTCTCCAGTGCGAGCTTTCTCTTCAGTTGGAGGAACCCCGCGCTATTTCGTTGAGGGGCGTGGCTCTCGCGTAATCGATGTCGATGGAAATGAATATGTTGATCTGGTTGGATCTTGGGGTCCCATGATTGTTGGACATGCCCACCCTGAAGTAGTGCGGCGAGTAACTGAGTCGGCCGCAAAATCATCCTCCTTTGGCGCTCCCGGCCCAAACGAAGTGCTATTAGCTGAAGAGATGCAGCGACGGGTCACAGCAATTGAAAAAGTACGTTTTGTTTCATCGGGTACTGAAGCGGTAATGACTGCGGTCCGCCTGGCACGAGCGGCAACGAATAGAAATATAATCGTAAAATTTGTGGGCTGCTATCACGGTCACGCCGATGCCTTACTTGTGCAGGCAGGGTCCGGGGTTCTAACTCTTGGTCTTCCAAATTCACCAGGTGTTACACCGGGAGCAGCGCAAGATACGGTGGTAGTTGCTTATAACGATGGAGAAGCTATTACTTCGCTTTTTGCGCAGCGTGGCAGTGAAATTGCCGCAGTAATTACCGAAGCGATTCCTGCAAATATGGGGGTCGTTCCTCCACTACCAGGTTTTAATGCGCTGCTTAGCAATCTCTGCAAAAAATACGGTGCTTTATTTATTCTGGATGAAGTTATGACTGGCTTTCGCGTATCTTCCGGAGGCCTGTGGAGCCTGGTCCAATCCGAAGAGACATGGACTCCCGATTTATTTACTTATGGAAAAGTGATTGGTGGGGGATATCCAGTTGCTGCAGTGGCCGGTGCTGCCAAGGTTATGGAATTGCTGGCACCGCTAGGCGCTGTTTACCAGGCCGGAACTCTCAGTGGTAACCCGGTAGCAACGGCTGCAGGCCTTGCAACTCTGGAGCTATGTGATGATGAACTTTATATGATGCTTAATCGTCGGGCAGATGAAGTTGGTGAAGTAGTGTCGGAGGCGTTGACCGAGCAAGGCGTGGCGCATAGATTACAAAGAGGCGGGAATCTATTTTCAGTTTTCTTTTCTCCTAACGAAGTTCGCTCATTCGAAGACACGCAACACCAAGATGTGAAGCAATTCGCGGCCTTCTTTCATTCGATGCTCTCGCAGGGGGTTTCTCTTCCACCATCGGCTTATGAGGCGTGGTTTGTTTCAGGTGCACATAGCGATGAAGATATTGAGTTAATTGCCGCTGCCTCCAAAGTTGCTGCAGTAGAGGCGGCGCGCTCAAAAAGCACCTAG
- a CDS encoding cyclase family protein, whose product MSEYRAHYVDLSHTIEIDKITYPGFPAPVITPHLTRENSKSIYAPGTEFAIDIITMIGNTGTYLDSPYHRYADGADLAALDLRTLVNLRAEVFHLDGSLERGIPAEVFYDRNLVGAAVLLHTGWDRFFGTPEYGIDAPFLTESGASYLVQSGVQLVGIDSVNIDDTQSGGTRPAHSLLLAAGIHVVEHLTNLAELPPQGARFTAVPPKIKNFGTFPVRAFAEIA is encoded by the coding sequence ATGAGTGAATACCGAGCACATTACGTTGATCTAAGCCATACGATTGAAATCGATAAAATCACTTATCCAGGTTTTCCAGCTCCAGTGATCACACCACATTTAACCCGTGAGAATTCTAAATCTATCTATGCGCCCGGCACTGAATTTGCGATTGACATCATCACCATGATTGGCAATACCGGAACATATCTGGATAGTCCATACCACCGATATGCCGACGGCGCTGACTTGGCAGCACTTGACCTTAGAACATTGGTAAATCTGCGGGCTGAAGTGTTTCACTTAGATGGGTCGCTTGAGAGGGGCATCCCTGCAGAGGTCTTCTACGACCGCAATCTGGTCGGTGCTGCAGTCCTTCTACACACGGGCTGGGATCGATTCTTTGGTACGCCGGAATATGGGATTGACGCGCCATTCTTGACGGAATCTGGCGCAAGTTACTTAGTACAAAGTGGAGTGCAACTTGTAGGAATTGATTCAGTCAATATTGACGACACTCAAAGTGGCGGAACACGTCCTGCGCACTCTCTTTTGTTGGCAGCTGGGATCCATGTTGTTGAACATTTAACCAATCTTGCAGAACTTCCGCCACAAGGAGCACGCTTCACCGCAGTTCCACCAAAAATCAAGAACTTCGGAACATTTCCAGTCCGTGCATTTGCCGAAATCGCCTGA